A single genomic interval of Mangifera indica cultivar Alphonso chromosome 5, CATAS_Mindica_2.1, whole genome shotgun sequence harbors:
- the LOC123216340 gene encoding DNA (cytosine-5)-methyltransferase DRM2-like has product MNFRDLVKLSKEDVVRGLHKLKLTKSKGCEPSQQRELIEEKIVSLEYVHTNTQLSYLFTKALDFQTPGPNDTSIENGNNFGCSDDEIYIYDDCSPLICLDSTNFHQDTTSNSAKTYSTGSSNSNTINRFVAMGFSGKTVVKAIEENGEDNEASILDSLLTYSALEKSPQQCQSIPGPSSSDSESNLGYNDLSIVNSSPAAAPYKKYSNKSLEKEEKLWVLVDMGYTAEEAFTAMAKCGPDAQIAELTDFISAAELEKELDVQTRELPEEEVEKSHSQPEKLDFPGNKKRKFYKDKSQGSGDLLRSPKKQRLNIPKPMIGFGVPDEPRHTVERNLPETAAGRPYFYYENVAMTAKGVWNTISRFLYDIEPEFVDSIYFCACARKRGYIHNLPINNRFPLLPRPPRTIQEALPWTKTWWPSWDKRTKFNCIHSRHGNAKLTEKIRLALEEFDGEPEPPLHVQKYVLGECRKWNLVWVGKNKVAPIETGEMEMLMGFPKNHTRGGGVCTGDRYAALGNSFQVDTVAYHLSALKEQFPNGVNVLSLFSGIGGAEVALHRLGIPLKNVVSIEISEANRNIVRSWWKETNQCGSLIELVDVQEVTGNKLEQYIRSLGGFDLVIGGSPCNNLSGCNRVSRVGLEGEHSSLFYEYFRILDLVKCLMGNV; this is encoded by the exons ATGAACTTTAGAGACCTTGTGAAATTGTCAAAAGAGGATGTAGTGAGAGGATTGCATAAACTAAAGCTCACAAAAAGTAAAGGGTGTGAACCAAGCCAACAAAG AGAGTTGATTGAAGAGAAAATTGTTTCTTTGGAATATGTTCATACTAATACACAGTTGTCTTATTTGTTCACAAAAGCACTTGATTTTCAAACTCCT GGTCCAAATGATACTAGTATTGAGAATGGTAACAATTTCGGCTGTAGTGACGATGAGATTTATATTTACGATGATTGCTCCCCTCTTATTTGTCTGGATTCAACAAATTTCCATCAAGATACCACGAGCAACTCTGCAAAG ACATATTCAACTGGTTCTAGCAACTCTAACACAATTAACCGTTTTGTGGCAATGGGATTCTCAGGAAAGACTGTGGTCAAAGCAATTGAGGAAAATG GAGAAGATAATGAAGCGTCAATATTGGATTCTCTACTTACATACTCC GCTCTTGAGAAGTCTCCTCAACAATGCCAAAGCATCCCTGGACCAAGCTCTTCTGATTCTGAGAGCAATCTTGGCTACAATGACCTCTCTATTGTCAATAGCTCTCCTGCAGCTGCC CCttacaaaaaatattcaaataaatcgTTGGAGAAGGAGGAGAAACTGTGGGTTCTGGTGGATATGGGTTATACAGCCGAGGAGGCTTTCACAGCTATGGCTAAGTGTG GTCCAGATGCCCAGATTGCTGAACTGACAGATTTCATAAGTGCTGCTGAACTGGAAAAGGAATTGGATGTACAAACCAGAGAATTACCTGAAGAGGAGGTTGAGAAGTCACACTCCCAA CCTGAGAAGCTTGATTTTCCCGGTAATAAGAAGAGGAAATTTTACAAAGATAAAAGCCAGGGAAGCGGCGATCTCTTGAGAAGTCCGAAGAAGCAAAGGTTAAACATTCCAAAGCCAATGATAGGATTTGGTGTCCCTGATGAACCACGGCATACAGTAGAGAGAAATTTGCCAGAGACAGCTGCAGGACGTCcctatttttattatgaaaacgTGGCTATGACTGCAAAGGGAGTTTGGAATACAATATCTCGATTTTTGTATGACATTGAACCAGAATTTGTTGATTCGATCTACTTCTGTGCTTGTGCAAGAAAAAGAGGATACATTCACAACCTCCCTATTAACAACCGCTTTCCCCTTTTGCCAAGACCACCACGCACTATACAGGAAGCTCTTCCATGGACTAAAACATGGTGGCCTTCTTGggataaaagaacaaaatttaattgcatTCATAGCAGACATGGGAATGCCAAACTCACAGAGAAGATAAGGCTGGCTCTAGAGGAGTTCGATGGTGAACCGGAACCTCCTCTACATGTACAAAAGTACGTGCTTGGAGAATGCCGGAAATGGAATTTGGTTTGGGTTGGAAAAAACAAAGTTGCACCTATTGAAACTGGTGAAATGGAAATGTTAATGGGATTTCCAAAGAACCATACAAGGGGTGGTGGAGTATGTACCGGAGATCGATACGCAGCTCTAGGCAACTCCTTTCAG GTTGACACAGTTGCCTACCATCTTTCTGCCTTGAAAGAACAGTTTCCAAATGGGGTTAatgttctttctcttttctctggCATCGGTGGAGCGGAGGTGGCATTGCATCGACTTGGGATTCCTTTGAAGAATGTGGTGTCAATAGAGATTTCTGAGGCGAACAGAAATATTGTGCGGAGCTGGTGGAAGGAGACAAACCAGTGTGGAAGTCTAATTGAACTAGTAGATGTACAAGAAGTCACTGGGAACAAGTTGGAGCAGTATATTAGGTCACTTGGAGGATTTGATCTTGTGATTGGTGGAAGTCCATGCAATAATCTCAGTGGCTGCAACAGAGTGAGCAGAGTTGGTCTTGAAGGTGAGCATTCATCTCTATTCTACGAGTATTTTCGAATCCTTGACCTTGTTAAATGTTTAATGGGAAATGTTTAA
- the LOC123217564 gene encoding probable polygalacturonase At1g80170 has protein sequence MDKFFMVSIFGLLIAVHAAAGNMVLDTLSVLGELENLDIEEDDQVELFDMPSMTSNRGCKVLVNVDSFGAVGDGVADDTQAFKNAWNTACSTPKSVFLVPSGRRYLVNATRFQGPCAERLVIQIDGTIVAPDEPKNWDVNLPRLWLDFSKLEGVLFQGSGVIDGSGSKWWAASCKKNHSNPCRGAPTALTIDSSSAVRVKGLTIQNSQQMNFVISRSQSVSISEVLVSAPGDSPNTDGIHITGSTNVVLQDCKIGTGDDCISIVNGSSAIKMKRIYCGPGHGVSIGSLGKDNSTGIVTKVVLDTAFLRETMNGLRIKTWQGGSGYVRGVLFENVRMEDVANPIIIDQFYCDSPKTCQNQTSAVKISEIMYQNITGTTKSSEAMKFACSDSVPCSNIVLSNINLENKDGTVETYCNSAQGFGYGFVHPSADCLSSQDNKDAELVEITADDIIIHTEL, from the exons ATGGATAAATTCTTCATGGTTTCCATTTTTGGTTTGCTAATAGCAGTGCATGCAGCTGCCGGAAACATGGTACTTGACACTCTTTCTGTGCTTGGAGAGCTTGAGAACCTCGACATTGAAGAAGACGATCAGGTGGAACTTTTTGATATGCCATCAATGACAAGTAACCGCGGTTGCAAGGTTCTTGTAAATGTGGATAGCTTCGGTGCTGTTGGAGATGGAGTGGCTGATGACACCCAG GCCTTCAAAAATGCGTGGAACACAGCCTGCTCGACGCCAAAGTCAGTTTTCTTGGTTCCTTCAGGACGGCGTTATTTAGTTAATGCAACAAGATTTCAGGGGCCGTGTGCTGAAAGGTTGGTCATTCAG ATTGACGGAACAATAGTCGCTCCAGATGAGCCTAAAAACTGGGATGTGAATCTCCCACGACTCTGGCTTGATTTCTCGAAGCTCGAAGGGGTCCTTTTCCAGGGGAGTGGAGTCATTGATGGCTCAGGAAGTAAATGGTGGGCTGCTTCTTGCAAAAAGAACCACTCAAAT CCTTGCAGAGGAGCACCAACA GCATTAACTATAGATAGCAGCTCAGCTGTTAGGGTAAAAGGCCTCACTATTCAGAACAGCCAACAGatgaattttgtcatttctcGATCTCAATCCGTGAGCATATCTGAGGTACTAGTCTCAGCCCCTGGAGACAGTCCAAACACTGATGGAATCCATATCACTGGTTCCACTAATGTTGTACTCCAAGACTGCAAAATTGGAACAG GTGATGATTGCATTTCAATTGTCAATGGTAGCTCTGCTATCAAGATGAAAAGAATTTATTGTGGACCTGGACATGGAGTCAG TATCGGAAGCCTTGGCAAGGACAACTCGACAGGCATAGTCACAAAAGTGGTCTTGGATACAGCATTCCTTAGAGAAACTATGAATGGCCTCAGGATTAAGACTTGGCAG GGGGGTTCCGGTTATGTTCGCGGGGTactttttgaaaatgttaggaTGGAAGATGTTGCAAATCCCATAATTATTGATCAGTTCTATTGTGATTCCCCCAAAACCTGCCAAAACCAG ACATCAGCTGTGAAAATAAGCGAAATCATGTACCAGAACATTACTGGGACTACAAAGAGCTCAGAAGCAATGAAATTCGCCTGCAGTGACAGTGTCCCCTGCAGCAACATAGTCTTGAGTAATATCAACTTAGAGAACAAGGATGGAACGGTCGAGACCTACTGCAATTCTGCCCAAGGTTTCGGGTATGGCTTTGTGCATCCTTCAGCAGACTGCCTGAGTTCCCAGGACAACAAAGATGCTGAGCTAGTAGAAATCACAGCAGACGATATCATAATTCACACTGAGCTCTGA